One genomic region from Psychrilyobacter piezotolerans encodes:
- a CDS encoding single-stranded DNA-binding protein: MSMNLVVLTGRLVRDPELKYGQSGMAYCKFTLAVNRMRKDDPADFISCAAFGKTAELIGEYLRKGNNTGVQGRIQTSTFEVNGEKRYRTEVVVDRIEFLESRSSGANSFESDSNSKPKTTNSYNQPKYTEPKQSGVVEEEDDEFPF; this comes from the coding sequence ATGTCTATGAACTTAGTAGTTTTAACAGGCAGACTGGTTAGAGATCCAGAATTAAAGTATGGGCAAAGTGGAATGGCTTATTGCAAATTTACACTAGCAGTCAATAGAATGAGAAAAGATGATCCAGCAGATTTTATTAGTTGTGCTGCCTTTGGTAAGACAGCTGAATTGATTGGAGAATACCTAAGAAAGGGTAACAATACCGGAGTACAGGGTAGAATTCAAACAAGTACTTTTGAAGTCAACGGTGAAAAAAGATACAGAACAGAAGTTGTTGTGGATAGAATCGAATTTTTAGAGTCTAGAAGCAGTGGAGCAAATAGTTTTGAATCTGATTCAAATTCTAAACCTAAAACAACAAATAGCTATAATCAACCAAAGTATACAGAACCAAAGCAATCGGGCGTTGTCGAAGAAGAAGATGACGAATTCCCGTTCTAA
- the rpsR gene encoding 30S ribosomal protein S18: MAEFRKRRKRAKLRVKAEELNYKNADLLKRFMSDKGRINPARVTGASAKLQRKLTRAIKQARNIALLPYTNIEK, translated from the coding sequence TTGGCAGAATTCAGAAAGAGAAGAAAAAGAGCAAAATTAAGAGTTAAAGCTGAAGAGTTAAACTATAAGAATGCAGATTTATTAAAAAGATTTATGTCTGATAAAGGTAGAATCAATCCTGCAAGAGTAACTGGTGCAAGTGCTAAGTTACAAAGAAAGTTAACTAGAGCAATAAAGCAAGCTAGAAACATTGCTTTATTACCTTACACAAACATAGAAAAGTAA
- the rpsF gene encoding 30S ribosomal protein S6 — translation MTNYEIMYIINPTVMEDARGAIIEKVEAILTAATATELKTTKMGERKLAYPIEKKGTGFYVLTTFKAEGQNLQAAENKLNITEEVMRYMITKN, via the coding sequence ATGACAAATTACGAAATAATGTACATTATCAACCCAACAGTTATGGAAGATGCAAGAGGTGCAATCATTGAGAAAGTAGAAGCTATCTTAACTGCAGCAACTGCAACTGAATTAAAAACTACAAAAATGGGTGAAAGAAAGTTAGCTTATCCAATCGAAAAGAAAGGAACAGGTTTCTACGTATTAACTACGTTCAAAGCTGAAGGGCAAAACTTACAAGCTGCAGAAAACAAGTTAAACATTACTGAAGAAGTTATGAGATACATGATAACTAAGAACTAA